From the genome of Sulfurovum sp. NBC37-1, one region includes:
- the rhuM gene encoding virulence RhuM family protein yields MNNHIAIYQSGEIELDISIQEETIWLTQKQIVELFDSSKANISEHIKAIFNSDELNRSSTVRKFRTVQNEGGREVARNIEHYNLDVVISVGYRVNSIKATKFRQWATSVLKQYIRDGYTINTDKITNERFVALEQEVLSLQNKVTDIDTKLQDKSLKPTQGIFYDGQVFDAYVFIANLIKSAKDSIKLIDNYIDESVLIHFSKNQNIQVTVYTKNITKQLKLDLKKYNSQYHHIELKQFDVSHDRFLILDDTEIYHIGASLKDLGKKWFAFSKMDEESLGLLERLK; encoded by the coding sequence ATGAATAACCATATAGCGATATATCAAAGTGGAGAAATAGAACTTGATATATCTATCCAGGAAGAGACTATTTGGCTTACACAAAAACAGATAGTTGAGCTGTTTGATTCGAGTAAAGCAAATATTAGTGAGCATATTAAAGCCATTTTCAATAGCGATGAATTGAACAGAAGTTCAACTGTTCGGAAATTCCGAACAGTTCAAAATGAAGGCGGAAGAGAAGTTGCACGAAATATAGAACATTATAACCTTGATGTGGTTATATCAGTGGGCTATAGAGTAAATTCCATCAAAGCTACAAAGTTTAGACAATGGGCTACTTCTGTACTAAAACAGTACATTAGAGATGGTTATACTATAAACACAGACAAGATTACCAATGAACGATTCGTAGCACTAGAACAAGAGGTGCTTTCTCTCCAAAATAAAGTAACCGATATTGATACAAAACTACAAGACAAATCCTTAAAACCCACACAGGGTATTTTTTATGATGGGCAGGTATTTGATGCTTATGTGTTTATTGCAAATCTTATCAAAAGTGCGAAGGATTCCATTAAGCTGATAGACAATTACATAGATGAAAGTGTTCTAATTCATTTTAGTAAAAATCAGAATATTCAAGTCACGGTATATACCAAAAATATCACTAAGCAACTCAAACTTGACCTTAAAAAGTACAACTCCCAATATCACCATATAGAACTGAAACAATTTGATGTCTCACATGATAGGTTTTTGATACTTGATGATACTGAGATTTATCACATAGGAGCCAGTCTAAAAGATTTGGGTAAGAAATGGTTTGCTTTTAGTAAGATGGATGAAGAGAGTTTGGGTCTTTTGGAGAGGTTGAAGTGA
- a CDS encoding helix-turn-helix domain-containing protein, whose product MLSFLPPAPSDVMDTLKSKFRQRRKALGYTQTELSERSGVSLGSLKRFERSGQISLESLLKLALVLDCLGDFSSLCEVEEERLGSIAEVLESAK is encoded by the coding sequence ATGTTATCTTTTCTTCCTCCTGCACCATCAGATGTGATGGATACTCTCAAAAGTAAATTTAGACAACGTAGAAAAGCTTTGGGTTATACACAAACCGAACTCTCTGAGCGTTCTGGTGTGAGCCTTGGGTCACTCAAACGCTTTGAACGCTCTGGACAGATATCTTTGGAATCACTTTTGAAGTTGGCTTTGGTTTTGGATTGTTTGGGGGATTTCTCTTCTTTGTGTGAGGTTGAAGAGGAGAGGCTTGGGAGTATTGCAGAGGTGCTAGAAAGTGCTAAATAG
- the hemE gene encoding uroporphyrinogen decarboxylase, translated as MSKIFVDACLGKETPYTPVWMMRQAGRYLPEYMKVRAEAGNFLNLCHDPEKACEVTLQPVDIVGVDAAILFSDILVIPDEMGMDLSFVKGEGPKFSDPIKTQADVDRLIGGEEAAGKLTYVYDTIKLIKERLAEDKALIGFTGAPWTLATYMIEGQGTKTYNICKKMMYSDPELLHNILAKVTEVVKYYMEKQIEAGIDVVQIFDSWASAIEPGKYDEFSWKYMVEIADYLKSKYPDTPIIMFPKGIPAFIERGLVYGNFDVFGVDWGTPMALAKEKLGDQYVLQGNMEPCRLYSKEATTECVEAIQKVMGGKRHIFNLGHGILPDVPVENAKHFVNECHRVSGKK; from the coding sequence ATGTCTAAAATATTTGTAGATGCCTGTTTAGGCAAAGAGACACCGTACACACCGGTATGGATGATGAGACAGGCAGGACGCTACCTGCCAGAGTATATGAAAGTAAGAGCAGAAGCGGGAAACTTCCTCAACTTGTGCCACGACCCTGAAAAAGCATGTGAGGTCACACTCCAGCCTGTTGATATCGTTGGTGTGGATGCTGCCATCCTTTTCTCCGATATTCTGGTTATCCCCGATGAGATGGGAATGGATCTGAGTTTTGTCAAGGGAGAAGGACCGAAGTTTTCCGATCCTATCAAGACACAGGCCGATGTGGACAGGCTTATCGGTGGTGAAGAGGCAGCAGGCAAACTGACTTATGTATACGATACGATTAAGCTCATTAAAGAACGTCTGGCAGAGGACAAGGCCCTGATCGGCTTTACCGGTGCACCATGGACGCTGGCAACCTACATGATAGAAGGACAGGGAACCAAAACGTACAATATCTGTAAGAAGATGATGTATTCCGACCCGGAACTGCTGCACAATATTCTTGCCAAAGTGACCGAAGTCGTCAAATACTACATGGAAAAGCAGATTGAAGCGGGCATCGATGTCGTTCAGATCTTCGACAGCTGGGCATCGGCCATCGAACCGGGCAAATACGATGAATTCTCATGGAAATATATGGTCGAGATAGCAGATTACCTGAAGTCAAAGTATCCAGATACCCCTATTATCATGTTCCCTAAGGGCATCCCTGCATTCATAGAACGCGGACTTGTCTACGGAAACTTCGATGTATTCGGTGTGGACTGGGGAACCCCTATGGCACTGGCCAAAGAGAAACTGGGAGACCAATACGTCCTCCAGGGCAACATGGAACCATGCAGACTCTACTCCAAAGAAGCGACCACTGAGTGTGTAGAAGCCATTCAAAAAGTCATGGGTGGCAAACGCCATATCTTCAACCTTGGACACGGTATTTTGCCAGACGTCCCGGTAGAGAACGCAAAGCATTTTGTCAATGAGTGCCACAGAGTGAGTGGTAAAAAGTAA
- a CDS encoding YqhA family protein, with protein sequence MLESLFEGAIWRSRFIVLLAVIFGLLGAIILFIVASMDIWEVAVVTYQVITHAIPHPEHFHEDIVAGIIGAVDLYLIAVVMFIFSFGIYELFISAIDEAEGKSGSQILAIHSIDELKDKIAKVIVMVLVVNFFQRVLHTQFTTPLEMLYFAGSITLLAGGLYFLSKVGKH encoded by the coding sequence ATGCTGGAGTCACTATTTGAAGGTGCGATCTGGCGAAGCAGGTTCATTGTACTATTGGCTGTGATATTCGGTCTTCTGGGAGCGATTATTCTTTTTATTGTAGCTTCGATGGATATCTGGGAGGTGGCAGTAGTGACCTATCAGGTGATAACGCATGCCATACCACATCCTGAACACTTCCATGAAGATATCGTGGCAGGTATTATTGGTGCAGTCGACCTGTACCTGATAGCAGTTGTGATGTTCATTTTCTCTTTTGGTATCTATGAGCTTTTCATCTCCGCGATAGATGAAGCAGAGGGCAAGAGCGGCAGTCAAATTCTGGCTATTCACTCTATAGATGAGCTCAAGGACAAAATTGCCAAAGTGATCGTAATGGTTCTGGTAGTAAACTTTTTTCAAAGGGTTTTACATACGCAGTTTACAACACCACTGGAGATGTTGTATTTTGCCGGTTCAATTACACTGTTGGCCGGAGGGTTATATTTTTTAAGTAAGGTAGGAAAACATTAA
- a CDS encoding aspartate-semialdehyde dehydrogenase, with product MKRKYNVAVVGASGAVGEELFRVLEEVKFPIGDLLPLASANSVGIEVECQGKAYKIEELTETVFEGRDIDIAFFSAGGNISAQFARFAVEAGAVVIDNTSHFRMDPDVPLIVPEVNPEDIELWQDTGVIANPNCSTIQMVQLLKPLDDLYGIKRVDVSTYQAVSGAGKAGMEELVKQMQDFFAFKLDETEIKAFSHQIALNVIPQIDVPQENGYTKEEMKMVNETNKIMHSDFAVSATCVRVPVLRSHSESITVTFREGTDVSVEEAREALANFENVKVIDDLEKGEYPMPIIATDTDLTYVGRIRKDIFSENILHLWGVADQVRVGAATNAVRIAQKWIKLEEAV from the coding sequence GTGAAAAGAAAATACAATGTAGCAGTGGTCGGCGCTTCGGGTGCCGTAGGTGAAGAGCTTTTCAGAGTCTTGGAAGAGGTAAAGTTCCCCATAGGAGATCTTCTGCCGCTTGCCAGCGCAAACTCGGTAGGTATCGAGGTAGAGTGCCAAGGGAAAGCCTACAAGATAGAAGAGTTGACTGAAACGGTCTTTGAGGGAAGAGATATCGATATCGCTTTCTTCTCGGCAGGCGGAAACATTTCGGCACAATTCGCCAGATTTGCAGTGGAAGCAGGAGCAGTGGTCATTGACAATACTTCGCATTTCAGAATGGACCCGGATGTGCCTTTGATCGTACCTGAAGTGAATCCTGAAGATATCGAACTCTGGCAGGATACGGGGGTCATCGCGAATCCGAACTGTTCGACCATACAGATGGTTCAGCTGCTCAAGCCGCTTGATGATCTTTACGGGATCAAAAGAGTGGATGTCAGTACCTACCAGGCGGTCTCCGGTGCAGGAAAAGCGGGGATGGAAGAGCTGGTAAAGCAGATGCAGGACTTCTTCGCATTTAAACTTGATGAGACGGAGATAAAAGCATTCTCACACCAGATCGCACTCAATGTCATTCCCCAGATCGATGTACCTCAGGAGAACGGTTACACCAAAGAAGAGATGAAAATGGTCAATGAAACCAACAAGATCATGCACTCAGACTTCGCTGTTTCGGCAACATGCGTACGTGTACCGGTACTTCGTTCGCATTCCGAGTCCATTACGGTCACTTTCAGAGAAGGTACAGATGTCAGTGTGGAAGAGGCAAGGGAAGCTTTGGCGAACTTCGAGAATGTTAAAGTCATCGATGACCTGGAGAAAGGTGAATACCCTATGCCGATCATTGCGACAGATACGGATCTGACCTATGTCGGGCGTATCAGAAAAGATATCTTCTCCGAGAACATCCTTCATCTCTGGGGTGTTGCCGACCAAGTGAGAGTAGGTGCTGCGACCAATGCAGTACGGATCGCGCAGAAGTGGATCAAGCTGGAGGAAGCTGTCTAA
- the gyrA gene encoding DNA gyrase subunit A, producing the protein MSDLFDDNHNVEEVLIEDSIKSSYLDYSMSVIIGRALPDARDGLKPVHRRILYAMNDLSLSHRSPYKKSARIVGDVIGKYHPHGDNSVYDALVRMAQDFSMQAPLVDGQGNFGSVDGDNAAAMRYTEARMTKIAEELLSDLEKDTVDFVPNYDDSMSEPDVLPSRVPNLLLNGSSGIAVGMATNIPPHRLNELIDALVVRIDNPEASIEDMMKIVQGPDFPTGGIIFGRKGITDAYTTGRGRIKVRAKTHIEQKGNKEIIIIDELPFQVNKSRLIENIAQLVRDKHIEGISEIRDESDREGIRVVMELKRDAMSEIVLNNLFKSTQMQVTFGIIMLAIHNKEPKVFNLMELFDLFLNHRKTVIIRRTIFDLEKARARAHILEGLKIAVDNIDEVIKIIRASSDDVEARENLMSRFSLSEIQAKAILEMRLRRLTGLEIEKIENELAELLKTIAYLEGILKSEEKINQIIREELIEIGEKYRTPRRTEIVDDYDDIDIEDLIPNEPMVVTITHRGYIKRVPVKLYEKQHRGGKGKTAVTTYDDDFIESFFTSNTHDTLMFVTDRGQLYWLKVYRIPEGSRTAKGKAVVNLINLQPDEKIMAIIPTTDFSEEKGLVFFTRNGIVKRTNLSEYSNIRSNGVRAINLDENDELVEAKIVKPETKWLFVATKKGLCIRFKVEDAREIGRVSRGVTAIKFKIDGDYVCGAATLESEEDEILMLSEKGLGKRTTASEYREQNRAGKGVISMKLTSKTGDVVGVVMVEEDKDLMCLTSVGKMIRVDMETIRKAGRNTSGVKVVSVEKKDKVVSMAKCQKEEKPEEEPSENEAGSETKDDNNDNTLGLV; encoded by the coding sequence ATGTCTGATCTGTTTGACGATAATCATAATGTTGAAGAGGTACTGATTGAAGACAGTATCAAATCGAGCTATCTGGATTATTCCATGTCCGTTATCATTGGTAGGGCACTGCCGGATGCACGTGACGGACTCAAGCCCGTACACAGAAGGATACTCTATGCGATGAACGACTTGAGCCTTTCGCACAGAAGTCCCTACAAGAAATCGGCACGTATCGTCGGGGATGTGATTGGTAAGTATCACCCGCACGGTGACAACTCGGTCTATGATGCGCTGGTACGTATGGCGCAGGACTTCTCCATGCAGGCACCGCTTGTGGACGGTCAGGGTAACTTCGGTTCGGTTGACGGTGACAATGCGGCTGCGATGCGATATACCGAGGCGCGTATGACGAAGATCGCAGAAGAGCTTCTGAGTGATCTGGAAAAAGATACGGTTGATTTCGTTCCCAACTATGATGACTCCATGTCCGAGCCGGATGTGCTGCCTTCACGTGTACCCAATCTGCTGTTGAACGGTTCAAGCGGTATTGCAGTCGGTATGGCAACGAACATCCCTCCGCACAGGCTCAATGAGCTGATCGATGCATTGGTAGTACGTATTGACAATCCTGAAGCGAGCATTGAAGATATGATGAAGATCGTTCAGGGCCCGGATTTCCCTACGGGCGGTATTATCTTCGGACGCAAGGGGATTACTGATGCCTACACGACAGGTCGCGGACGCATCAAGGTACGTGCAAAGACGCATATCGAGCAAAAGGGTAACAAAGAGATCATCATCATTGATGAGCTTCCTTTCCAGGTAAACAAGTCAAGGCTCATCGAGAATATTGCCCAGCTGGTGCGTGACAAGCATATAGAGGGGATCTCCGAGATCCGTGACGAATCGGACAGAGAAGGTATCAGGGTGGTGATGGAACTCAAGCGTGACGCTATGAGCGAGATCGTGCTCAACAACCTTTTCAAGAGTACGCAGATGCAGGTAACCTTCGGTATCATCATGCTGGCTATTCATAACAAAGAGCCGAAAGTCTTCAATCTGATGGAACTCTTTGATCTTTTCCTGAACCACAGGAAAACGGTCATTATCCGAAGAACGATCTTCGATCTGGAAAAAGCAAGAGCAAGAGCCCATATTCTGGAAGGTTTGAAAATAGCTGTTGACAACATCGATGAGGTCATCAAGATCATTCGTGCTTCTTCGGATGATGTTGAGGCGAGAGAGAATCTCATGTCACGCTTCAGCCTTTCCGAGATTCAGGCGAAAGCCATTCTCGAGATGCGCCTGAGACGTCTTACCGGCCTTGAGATCGAAAAGATCGAGAATGAATTGGCGGAACTTCTCAAGACTATTGCATACCTTGAAGGTATTCTCAAGAGTGAGGAGAAGATTAACCAGATCATCCGTGAAGAACTTATCGAGATTGGTGAGAAATACCGTACGCCAAGACGTACCGAGATCGTGGATGACTATGACGACATTGATATTGAAGATCTCATTCCAAACGAGCCGATGGTCGTTACGATTACTCACAGAGGGTACATCAAACGTGTTCCGGTAAAACTCTATGAGAAGCAGCACAGAGGTGGTAAAGGCAAGACGGCCGTTACCACATATGACGATGACTTCATCGAGAGCTTCTTTACCTCCAATACACATGATACGTTGATGTTCGTCACAGACAGGGGACAGCTCTACTGGCTGAAAGTTTATCGTATTCCTGAAGGGTCACGTACAGCAAAAGGAAAAGCGGTGGTCAACCTGATAAACCTCCAGCCTGACGAGAAGATTATGGCGATCATACCGACAACGGATTTCTCTGAAGAGAAAGGACTGGTCTTCTTTACTAGAAATGGTATCGTCAAGAGAACGAATCTCTCCGAATACTCCAATATCAGGAGTAACGGTGTCAGGGCGATCAATCTTGATGAGAATGATGAACTGGTAGAAGCCAAGATCGTCAAGCCTGAGACTAAGTGGCTCTTTGTGGCGACCAAAAAAGGTCTCTGTATCCGGTTCAAAGTGGAAGATGCAAGAGAAATCGGACGTGTATCACGCGGTGTGACGGCGATCAAGTTCAAGATCGACGGTGACTATGTCTGTGGTGCGGCCACCCTTGAAAGTGAAGAAGATGAGATCCTTATGCTTTCAGAAAAAGGACTCGGCAAACGTACGACGGCAAGCGAGTACCGTGAACAGAATCGTGCAGGTAAAGGTGTTATCTCTATGAAACTTACGTCAAAAACCGGTGATGTAGTCGGTGTAGTCATGGTGGAAGAGGACAAGGACCTGATGTGTTTAACTTCTGTCGGTAAAATGATACGTGTCGATATGGAGACCATCCGCAAAGCGGGAAGAAATACTTCCGGTGTGAAAGTGGTTTCTGTAGAGAAAAAGGACAAAGTAGTCAGTATGGCGAAATGCCAGAAAGAGGAGAAGCCTGAAGAGGAACCTTCTGAAAATGAAGCAGGCAGTGAAACAAAAGATGACAATAACGATAATACATTAGGATTGGTATAG
- the exbB gene encoding TonB-system energizer ExbB, translating to MKHIVDYGIIGLLVFLSFITFAFAIERVLFYRSIKVKDYKNRTAMELDIMKRLPTIASIGTNAPYIGLLGTVLAIILTFYIIGEQQDHVNAGDVMKHLALALKATAAGLVVAIPATAIYNALLSKVDTLLAQWDIAHDTQK from the coding sequence ATCAAACATATAGTAGATTATGGAATCATCGGTTTACTGGTTTTTCTCAGCTTTATTACTTTTGCCTTTGCCATAGAAAGAGTACTCTTCTACCGAAGCATAAAAGTGAAAGACTATAAAAACCGGACCGCAATGGAACTGGACATTATGAAACGCCTTCCGACCATCGCTTCCATCGGTACCAATGCTCCCTATATCGGTCTGCTTGGTACCGTGCTTGCAATCATCCTCACTTTCTATATCATCGGTGAGCAGCAGGACCATGTCAATGCCGGAGACGTCATGAAACACCTTGCACTTGCCCTGAAAGCGACTGCTGCCGGTCTTGTGGTCGCCATCCCTGCAACTGCCATCTACAATGCACTGCTCAGCAAGGTAGATACCCTGCTCGCCCAGTGGGATATCGCCCATGACACACAGAAGTAA
- a CDS encoding ExbD/TolR family protein has product MRRERFDKMNVVPFIDIVLVLLVIVLATATFVTNQTVNVDLPTASSKKAEEKKSIAISVDKEGKYYYNKDEFPLDAIKEKLMRLDPKKDLISLHMDKTSQFQFFVNIIDILKTKGFENISIITKK; this is encoded by the coding sequence ATGAGACGCGAACGCTTTGACAAGATGAATGTCGTCCCATTCATCGATATTGTACTGGTTCTGCTGGTCATTGTATTGGCAACAGCAACTTTCGTGACCAATCAGACCGTCAACGTCGATCTTCCTACAGCTTCATCCAAAAAAGCCGAAGAGAAAAAAAGTATTGCAATTTCGGTAGATAAAGAGGGAAAATATTATTATAATAAAGATGAATTTCCACTTGATGCTATTAAAGAAAAACTGATGAGGCTTGATCCAAAAAAAGACCTTATTTCTCTGCATATGGACAAGACCAGCCAGTTCCAGTTCTTTGTAAATATCATCGATATTCTGAAGACCAAAGGGTTTGAGAATATTTCAATCATTACGAAGAAATAA
- a CDS encoding thioredoxin family protein, with translation MTLEELQNIIRSEVGVLLYFSGEKCNVCHALRPKFKEVFDKEFPLIKQIYLDAHENAEISAHYQVFSVPTMIVFLDGREFIREGRAVSLHQMMEQLKRPYGLMTE, from the coding sequence ATGACATTGGAAGAACTGCAAAACATCATAAGGTCGGAAGTAGGTGTACTGCTTTACTTCTCGGGAGAAAAGTGCAATGTCTGCCACGCACTGCGTCCCAAATTTAAAGAGGTATTCGACAAAGAGTTTCCTCTCATCAAGCAGATTTATCTTGATGCCCATGAAAATGCCGAGATTTCGGCACACTACCAGGTCTTCTCGGTACCGACAATGATCGTTTTTCTTGACGGAAGGGAGTTTATCCGGGAGGGAAGGGCGGTGAGCCTGCATCAGATGATGGAACAGCTCAAAAGACCGTATGGCCTGATGACGGAATAA
- a CDS encoding protein adenylyltransferase SelO, with the protein MKLNEIKLTNPYLKLPAECHDRVKPSPLTKPFLIHANEAVAEMLGIDKEELYTDEFVDFVNGAYQPEGSDAFAMCYAGHQFGFFVDRLGDGRAINIGTLNGLHMQLKGAGQTKYSRSGDGRAVLRSSIREYLMSEAMHGLGIETTRALALIGSEHSVFRQEWEKGAIVLRVSPSWVRFGTFEYFAHKKKFKELEALRDYAIAESYPHLIDVENAYARFFGEVVKRTARLMAEWQAVGFNHGVMNTDNMSIAGLTIDYGPYAFLDEYDAGYICNHTDQYGRYSFGNQPSIGEWNLRALMAALSPLIQMEKMEENMTQYWKIYREHYLKLMCRKMGFDEVLDGDLDLVKHMLGTLQGLHIDYTLFFRTLSRYTGDRAGILKLGLYHKPMQDWLDDYDKRLAQNSSTQQEREERMLQTNPKFVLKNYMLQEVIDAAEKDDFSLIDRLFRIVQDPYAEHPAYERWAGATPDELKNTKLSCSS; encoded by the coding sequence ATGAAACTGAATGAAATTAAACTCACAAACCCCTATCTTAAGCTTCCTGCGGAATGTCATGACCGTGTCAAACCTTCACCGCTGACCAAACCGTTTCTTATACATGCCAATGAGGCTGTTGCAGAGATGCTGGGTATCGATAAAGAAGAACTTTACACAGATGAATTTGTGGACTTCGTCAATGGTGCATACCAGCCTGAAGGCAGCGATGCCTTTGCCATGTGCTACGCCGGACATCAGTTCGGTTTTTTTGTGGACCGCCTGGGGGATGGACGTGCCATCAATATCGGAACACTGAACGGGTTGCATATGCAGCTGAAAGGGGCAGGGCAGACCAAGTATTCCCGTTCGGGTGACGGACGTGCAGTACTGCGTTCTTCCATACGTGAGTACCTTATGAGCGAAGCCATGCATGGATTGGGCATAGAGACCACCAGAGCGCTGGCCCTGATCGGTTCGGAACATTCGGTGTTCCGTCAGGAATGGGAAAAGGGTGCAATAGTGTTACGCGTCTCCCCCTCATGGGTACGTTTCGGTACTTTTGAGTATTTTGCCCATAAAAAGAAATTCAAAGAACTTGAAGCACTGAGGGACTATGCCATTGCAGAATCCTATCCACATCTGATAGATGTAGAGAATGCCTATGCACGTTTTTTTGGAGAAGTAGTGAAAAGAACGGCCAGACTGATGGCTGAATGGCAGGCCGTCGGCTTCAACCACGGTGTTATGAACACGGACAATATGTCCATTGCCGGCCTGACCATCGACTACGGTCCCTATGCTTTTCTCGATGAGTACGATGCAGGGTATATCTGTAACCATACGGACCAGTACGGACGTTACAGTTTCGGTAATCAGCCAAGCATCGGCGAGTGGAACCTGCGTGCGCTGATGGCGGCACTCTCTCCTCTGATACAGATGGAAAAGATGGAAGAGAACATGACTCAGTACTGGAAGATCTATCGGGAGCACTATTTGAAGTTGATGTGTAGAAAAATGGGTTTCGATGAAGTGCTTGATGGAGATCTTGATCTGGTAAAACATATGCTCGGTACACTGCAGGGGTTGCATATTGATTATACGCTTTTCTTTAGGACTTTAAGCCGTTATACCGGAGACAGAGCAGGGATCTTGAAGCTTGGACTCTATCATAAACCTATGCAGGACTGGCTGGATGATTATGACAAACGGTTGGCACAGAACAGTTCGACGCAGCAGGAAAGAGAAGAGAGAATGCTGCAGACCAATCCAAAGTTCGTACTGAAGAATTATATGCTTCAGGAAGTCATAGATGCAGCAGAGAAAGATGATTTTTCACTGATTGACAGACTTTTCCGAATCGTACAGGATCCCTATGCGGAACATCCTGCTTACGAACGCTGGGCAGGGGCCACACCTGATGAGTTAAAAAATACCAAGTTGAGTTGTTCTTCGTAG